The proteins below come from a single Demetria terragena DSM 11295 genomic window:
- a CDS encoding arylamine N-acetyltransferase family protein — protein MTWNTTALDLEAYLVRIGASEEEPSLVALSRLQTAHARTFPFENLDVLLAQHQGVSLAAVQEKFVQRRRGGYCFEHATLFHAVLDRLGYHVQPHLARVGDPDAAPRTHLDLVVELDGRRYLVDPGIGVPPLGPIELRDGGELRGGLWPHRIRATQAEQPGGVAWELWRNRTGKWERMHVTDELPVRPVDVEMGHHWTSTAPASHFRRSLTVNQHGVASDGTPALTTITHETVTVGRRGERPQARPYALDELPDLLGRATVALNIEETIRLTDRVRDLRRISE, from the coding sequence GTGACTTGGAATACGACCGCGCTCGACCTGGAGGCCTATCTCGTCCGGATAGGAGCCTCGGAAGAGGAGCCCTCACTCGTTGCGTTGAGTCGGCTCCAGACAGCGCACGCGCGGACCTTCCCGTTCGAGAACCTCGACGTTCTGCTGGCTCAGCATCAAGGCGTTTCGCTCGCAGCCGTGCAGGAGAAGTTTGTTCAACGGCGGCGGGGCGGCTATTGCTTCGAACACGCAACGCTCTTTCACGCCGTTCTGGACCGGCTCGGTTATCACGTGCAGCCGCACCTGGCTCGTGTCGGTGATCCGGACGCGGCGCCGCGCACGCACCTCGACCTGGTCGTCGAGCTTGACGGCCGCCGCTATCTCGTCGATCCAGGCATCGGGGTGCCGCCGCTTGGGCCGATCGAGTTGCGCGACGGCGGCGAACTGCGGGGTGGGCTATGGCCACATCGAATCCGTGCCACCCAGGCCGAGCAGCCCGGCGGAGTGGCATGGGAACTGTGGCGGAACCGGACCGGCAAGTGGGAGCGAATGCACGTCACCGATGAGTTGCCCGTGCGTCCGGTTGACGTCGAGATGGGTCATCACTGGACGAGCACTGCGCCCGCCTCACATTTCCGGCGCAGCCTGACCGTCAATCAGCACGGCGTTGCCAGCGACGGGACCCCTGCACTCACGACGATCACGCACGAGACTGTGACTGTCGGGCGTCGCGGAGAGCGACCACAGGCGAGGCCGTATGCGCTCGACGAACTGCCGGACCTCCTCGGTCGAGCCACTGTCGCGCTCAACATTGAAGAGACCATCCGACTCACGGATCGAGTCCGTGACCTACGCCGGATCAGCGAGTAA
- a CDS encoding glycerate kinase encodes MKVVVAVDKFKGSLTAAEVGDHLRRGLTADRNDLEVVCVPIADGGDGTLAAALAAGYAPVSVEVRGPTGQAVHTQIAVYEHTAVVELATTCGLERLPEGRLAALTASTEGVGQAIAAALDAGCRTIVLGLGGSASTDAGAGILTALGARILTAEGTPVRPGGEGLASAVDLELTAAIDRLRGINLIIASDVDNPLTGRKGAAAVYGPQKGASADEVRVLDSALARFARLVADATGTDCSPLPGAGAAGGAGFAAYVLGGTFRPGIELILELVDLESHLDDADLVITGEGSLDEQSLNGKAPVGVAAAATRHSVPVVAVAGQVSVDPERLRENGIRRTYALTDLNPDVDECIASAGPLLQQLAQQVIAIHEAGEPIS; translated from the coding sequence ATGAAGGTCGTCGTCGCCGTAGACAAGTTCAAGGGCTCGCTCACCGCAGCTGAGGTGGGCGACCACCTCCGCCGCGGCTTGACCGCCGACCGCAATGACCTCGAGGTCGTGTGCGTACCCATCGCAGACGGCGGGGATGGCACGCTCGCGGCCGCCCTTGCCGCGGGGTACGCCCCCGTCTCCGTGGAGGTGCGCGGGCCAACTGGCCAGGCGGTCCACACACAGATCGCCGTCTACGAACACACAGCGGTCGTCGAACTTGCGACCACCTGCGGGCTGGAACGTCTCCCGGAGGGTCGCCTCGCCGCACTCACCGCTTCGACCGAGGGCGTGGGCCAGGCGATCGCGGCAGCGTTGGACGCTGGCTGTCGCACGATCGTCCTCGGGCTGGGCGGCAGCGCGAGCACCGACGCCGGAGCCGGCATCCTGACCGCGCTCGGGGCCCGCATCCTGACCGCCGAAGGCACACCGGTGCGGCCGGGTGGGGAGGGATTGGCCTCCGCGGTTGACCTCGAGCTGACTGCAGCGATTGATCGACTGCGCGGTATCAACCTCATCATTGCCAGCGACGTCGACAATCCCCTCACGGGCCGCAAGGGCGCGGCGGCGGTCTACGGGCCACAGAAAGGGGCGAGTGCTGACGAGGTCCGCGTCCTTGACTCCGCGCTCGCGCGGTTTGCTCGCCTCGTCGCAGACGCCACCGGGACGGACTGCAGCCCGCTGCCGGGTGCTGGGGCGGCGGGTGGCGCCGGATTCGCGGCCTATGTCCTTGGTGGCACGTTTCGCCCGGGCATCGAGCTCATCCTCGAACTGGTCGACCTGGAGTCCCACCTCGACGACGCCGATTTGGTCATCACCGGCGAAGGCTCCCTCGATGAGCAGAGCCTCAACGGCAAAGCTCCCGTTGGCGTAGCGGCCGCGGCGACGCGGCACAGCGTGCCGGTGGTGGCCGTTGCGGGGCAGGTCTCGGTCGACCCGGAACGATTGCGTGAGAATGGGATTCGACGGACATACGCCCTGACGGACCTCAACCCCGATGTGGACGAGTGCATCGCGTCTGCCGGGCCGCTCTTGCAGCAGCTCGCTCAGCAAGTCATCGCCATTCACGAGGCAGGAGAGCCGATTTCATGA
- the allB gene encoding allantoinase AllB: MTAQFDLVFRADRAIVNGSERAVSIGIRRGQVVEIADRDADLSAAEVIELGPDEVLMPGFVDAHVHVNEPGRTEWEGFASATRAALRGGTTTIIDMPLNSLPPTTNVAALEEKKAAAQGQCFVDVGFWGGAVPGNIDDLLPLHDEGVFGFKCFLLDSGVPEFPPLSPEELREDLRRTALIGALMIVHAERAEEIDAAPHVPGPHYSDFVAGRPDASEVSAIRLVIDTMRDTGARAHILHLSSAEALPLIRDAKAEGLPLTVETCPHYLTFTAEAIRDGSTAHKCCPPIRSSANQDRLWEALADGTIDCIVSDHSPSTPDLKTPDFESAWGGVSSVQVAAAAVWSGARERGHSLVDLVRWMSEGPARVAGVTDKGGIRVGGDADLIVFAPEDTQHIDAATLEHKNKVSAYDGLELAGVARRVWLRGNEISTKRADGRFLTRTP, from the coding sequence ATGACAGCCCAGTTTGATCTGGTCTTCCGCGCTGACCGCGCAATTGTCAATGGATCCGAGCGTGCCGTGAGCATCGGCATACGCCGCGGCCAGGTCGTCGAGATCGCGGACCGGGATGCGGACCTATCTGCCGCCGAGGTGATCGAGCTCGGTCCGGACGAAGTTCTGATGCCGGGCTTCGTCGATGCCCACGTGCACGTCAATGAGCCGGGTCGCACCGAGTGGGAAGGCTTCGCGTCGGCTACCCGTGCGGCCTTGCGAGGTGGAACCACGACCATCATTGACATGCCGCTCAACTCGCTTCCTCCGACAACGAATGTCGCTGCACTTGAGGAAAAGAAGGCAGCGGCGCAGGGTCAGTGTTTCGTCGACGTGGGTTTCTGGGGCGGTGCTGTGCCAGGCAACATCGATGACCTGCTCCCCCTTCATGACGAGGGCGTATTCGGCTTCAAGTGTTTCCTCCTCGATTCCGGCGTTCCGGAATTCCCTCCCCTGTCACCGGAAGAACTACGCGAGGACCTACGCCGCACCGCACTGATAGGGGCGCTGATGATCGTGCATGCCGAGCGCGCCGAGGAGATCGATGCGGCGCCGCACGTACCCGGCCCCCACTACTCCGACTTCGTTGCGGGACGACCAGATGCCAGTGAGGTCAGCGCAATTCGCTTGGTCATCGACACGATGCGGGACACGGGGGCACGGGCGCACATCCTGCACCTATCCAGCGCGGAAGCACTGCCTCTGATTCGAGACGCAAAGGCCGAGGGGCTACCTCTCACCGTTGAGACCTGCCCGCACTACCTCACATTCACCGCGGAAGCGATCCGAGACGGGTCGACTGCCCACAAGTGTTGCCCGCCCATTCGCTCCAGCGCCAACCAAGATCGCCTATGGGAGGCACTTGCTGACGGGACCATCGACTGCATCGTCAGCGACCACAGCCCAAGCACTCCCGATCTCAAGACTCCGGACTTCGAGTCGGCCTGGGGCGGTGTCTCCTCAGTGCAGGTCGCCGCTGCTGCCGTCTGGTCTGGTGCACGCGAGCGCGGGCACTCGTTGGTAGACCTGGTGCGTTGGATGAGCGAGGGGCCGGCCAGAGTCGCTGGCGTCACCGACAAGGGCGGCATCCGCGTCGGCGGGGACGCTGACCTGATCGTCTTCGCCCCCGAAGACACGCAACACATCGACGCCGCCACACTCGAACACAAGAACAAGGTCAGCGCCTACGACGGTCTTGAGCTTGCGGGCGTCGCCCGCCGAGTCTGGTTGCGTGGCAATGAGATCAGCACCAAGCGCGCTGACGGGCGCTTCCTGACGCGTACGCCCTGA
- a CDS encoding bifunctional allantoicase/(S)-ureidoglycine aminohydrolase, translating to MTYYVPRGGLPSQTDLTTERSVFTESYAVIPRRTMTDIVTSFLPFWEGMRMWIIARPLSGFSETFSQYIVEVQPGGGSDKPELDPGAEAVLFVTTGELELTIDGEQHTMTDGGYAFLPPGARWTLHNRGDEVAGFHWIRKSYQHVDGVEAPEAFVTNEKEVAPTPMPDTDGAWATTRFVDLADMRHDMHCTIVTFQPGGVIPFPETHVMEHGLYVLQGKAMYLLNRDWVEVEAGDFMWLRAFCPQACYAGGPGPFRYLLYKDVNRHAPLTGYLR from the coding sequence ATGACCTACTACGTCCCGCGCGGCGGGCTCCCCAGCCAGACCGACCTGACCACCGAGCGATCGGTGTTCACCGAGTCCTATGCCGTCATCCCGCGGCGCACCATGACCGACATCGTGACGTCATTCCTGCCGTTTTGGGAAGGCATGCGCATGTGGATCATCGCGCGGCCGCTCTCCGGTTTCTCAGAGACGTTCTCGCAGTACATCGTCGAGGTGCAACCCGGTGGCGGCAGCGACAAGCCTGAACTCGACCCGGGTGCGGAGGCGGTGCTTTTCGTCACCACCGGCGAGCTAGAACTCACCATCGACGGCGAGCAGCACACCATGACCGACGGCGGGTATGCCTTCCTGCCGCCAGGCGCTCGCTGGACCCTGCACAACCGAGGCGATGAGGTGGCTGGCTTCCACTGGATCCGGAAGTCCTACCAGCACGTCGACGGCGTGGAGGCGCCCGAGGCCTTCGTCACCAATGAGAAGGAAGTCGCGCCGACTCCGATGCCCGATACCGACGGCGCCTGGGCCACAACGCGATTCGTGGACCTCGCGGATATGCGACACGACATGCACTGCACCATCGTGACCTTCCAGCCCGGCGGAGTAATCCCCTTCCCGGAGACGCACGTCATGGAACACGGGCTGTATGTCCTGCAGGGCAAGGCGATGTATCTCCTCAACCGCGACTGGGTCGAAGTCGAGGCAGGCGATTTCATGTGGCTGCGCGCCTTCTGCCCGCAGGCCTGCTACGCCGGCGGACCGGGCCCGTTCCGCTACCTGCTCTACAAGGACGTCAACCGGCACGCGCCGCTGACGGGGTACTTGCGCTAA
- a CDS encoding alpha-mannosidase codes for MHDSRALVRGRLKRFRQEYLPAALYRDRTPLTLRRWDAPGEPVPFDEAAGQIFEPFEAGAGPASRWGKPWGTSWFRVTGEVPDEWVSTRSTGVTSSTGVVSTGSTGVVSTGSTGDGRSTGDGRIEAVVDIGFNSAGPGFQAEGTAYTADGTIIKGIEPLNLWVPLDGISPDGKQIDFFVEAAANPFISENGWFIPTPLGSKSTAGDAELYEFRSLDLAVLDVAVWELTRDIEVLAGYMEELPQDSPRVHQIEAALDQMLDAVDPRDLASTASAGREALQGVLAAPAVASAHQVLATGHAHIDSAWLWPTRETVRKCARTFSNVIDLMDDDPDLVFSCSSAQQFEWIRLHYPALFERLKEKVAAGQFVPVGGMWVESDTNLPGGEALARQLIEGKQFFLDQFGIDTQEVWLPDSFGYTAAMPQLVEASGSRYFLTQKISWNDTNTMPHHTFQWEGIDGTQVFTHFPPVDTYNSDLSAKEMLRAERQFREKGATNISLVPFGWGDGGGGPTREMLGDAARQRDLEGAPRVEIGSAQTFFERAEADYTKPPIWSGELYLEYHRGVYTSQANTKKGNRRSEHLLREAELWAATATVRTGIDYPAEELQRIWRVVLLNQFHDILPGSSISWVYEDAERDYAEIEKSLESIIAQSLDAVVGQGDSTICVNAGPHEQEGVPALGGTVAAHARATRTVSEQDGGAVLASEHLRVTIDANGEIASIRDLRHDREVVPAGCTAARLELFEDIPNEWDAWDVNEHYQRNGLDTASASSGLLDQRGDGLDTASASSGLLDQRGVGLDQGGEAVVIAQTVGNSTVRQRISLSPDGTAIDMSIEVDWQERQRLLKLAFPIDLHTERATSEIQFGHVHRPIHQNTSWDMARFETCAHRWVHVSEPDYGVSVSNDSTYGHDIQRISTEAGPATQVRLSLLRAPQFPDPDADTGKHSFTVRLTPGAAIADAVAEGYRLNVPLREVTGAEAPKPLVTLDNPGVVVEAVKLASDGSSDVIVRAYEAYGQRATATVSTSFNHHSVVETDLLEREVKRKSLHEDALSLRPFQIVTLRFRR; via the coding sequence ATGCATGACTCCCGCGCCCTTGTCCGTGGTCGACTGAAGCGTTTCCGGCAGGAGTACCTACCCGCCGCGCTCTACCGCGACCGCACGCCGCTCACGCTGCGGCGCTGGGATGCGCCCGGGGAGCCGGTGCCGTTCGACGAGGCGGCCGGTCAGATATTCGAGCCGTTCGAGGCGGGCGCCGGGCCTGCCTCGCGGTGGGGCAAGCCGTGGGGGACGAGCTGGTTCCGGGTCACCGGTGAGGTGCCGGATGAGTGGGTCTCGACAAGGTCGACCGGCGTAACAAGCTCGACCGGCGTGGTCTCGACAGGCTCGACCGGCGTGGTCTCGACAGGCTCAACCGGCGATGGGCGCTCGACCGGCGATGGGCGAATCGAGGCCGTGGTCGATATCGGCTTCAACTCTGCCGGGCCGGGCTTCCAAGCCGAGGGCACCGCCTATACCGCCGACGGAACCATCATCAAAGGCATCGAGCCACTGAATCTCTGGGTACCACTCGACGGAATCAGCCCAGACGGCAAGCAGATTGACTTCTTCGTCGAGGCAGCAGCCAACCCGTTCATCTCGGAGAACGGTTGGTTCATCCCCACCCCGCTCGGGTCCAAGTCGACTGCCGGAGACGCCGAGCTGTATGAGTTCCGCAGCCTGGATCTCGCAGTCCTGGACGTCGCGGTGTGGGAGTTGACGCGCGACATCGAGGTGCTGGCCGGATACATGGAGGAGTTGCCGCAGGACTCGCCGAGGGTTCACCAGATCGAGGCGGCGCTCGACCAGATGCTCGACGCGGTCGACCCGCGCGACCTCGCCTCCACCGCGTCCGCCGGGCGCGAGGCACTCCAAGGGGTGCTTGCGGCCCCCGCCGTCGCCAGCGCCCACCAGGTTCTGGCCACCGGCCACGCCCACATCGACTCCGCCTGGCTCTGGCCCACCCGCGAGACCGTACGCAAGTGTGCACGCACGTTCTCCAACGTCATCGATCTGATGGACGACGACCCGGACCTGGTCTTTTCATGCTCCTCGGCGCAGCAGTTCGAATGGATCCGGCTGCACTACCCCGCCCTGTTCGAGCGACTCAAGGAGAAGGTTGCCGCCGGACAGTTCGTGCCGGTCGGCGGCATGTGGGTGGAATCCGACACCAACCTTCCCGGCGGGGAAGCACTGGCGCGCCAGTTGATTGAGGGAAAGCAGTTCTTCCTCGACCAGTTCGGTATCGACACCCAAGAGGTATGGCTGCCGGACTCCTTCGGCTACACCGCGGCGATGCCGCAGCTCGTGGAGGCCAGCGGGTCGCGCTACTTCCTCACCCAGAAAATCTCTTGGAACGACACCAACACCATGCCGCACCACACCTTCCAGTGGGAGGGCATCGACGGGACCCAGGTCTTCACTCACTTCCCGCCGGTCGACACTTACAACTCGGACCTGTCTGCGAAGGAGATGCTTCGCGCCGAGCGACAGTTCCGTGAGAAGGGCGCGACCAACATCTCGCTCGTGCCCTTCGGCTGGGGCGATGGCGGCGGTGGCCCCACCCGCGAGATGCTCGGGGACGCCGCACGCCAACGTGACCTCGAAGGCGCTCCACGCGTCGAAATCGGCAGTGCCCAAACGTTCTTCGAGCGCGCCGAGGCCGACTACACCAAGCCCCCGATCTGGTCGGGCGAGCTTTATCTTGAATACCACCGCGGCGTATACACCTCCCAGGCCAACACCAAGAAGGGCAACCGACGCAGCGAACATCTGCTGCGTGAAGCTGAGTTGTGGGCAGCCACCGCGACCGTACGCACCGGTATCGACTACCCCGCCGAAGAACTGCAACGCATCTGGCGCGTCGTGCTGCTCAACCAGTTCCACGACATCCTGCCGGGTTCGTCCATCAGTTGGGTCTACGAGGACGCTGAGCGCGACTATGCCGAGATCGAGAAGAGCCTTGAATCGATCATCGCCCAGTCGCTGGATGCTGTTGTGGGGCAAGGTGATTCCACGATCTGCGTGAACGCCGGCCCGCATGAGCAGGAGGGGGTCCCGGCGCTAGGTGGCACAGTCGCGGCGCATGCGCGAGCCACACGTACCGTCTCGGAGCAAGACGGCGGGGCCGTCCTGGCCAGCGAGCACCTCCGCGTGACGATCGACGCCAATGGCGAGATCGCCTCGATTAGGGACCTGCGGCATGATCGGGAGGTTGTCCCTGCCGGCTGTACCGCAGCACGACTGGAACTCTTCGAGGACATCCCAAACGAATGGGACGCCTGGGACGTCAACGAGCACTACCAGCGAAATGGTCTCGATACGGCCTCCGCAAGCTCCGGCCTACTCGACCAACGTGGGGATGGTCTCGATACGGCCTCCGCAAGCTCCGGCCTACTCGACCAACGTGGGGTTGGGCTCGACCAGGGGGGAGAGGCAGTGGTGATTGCCCAGACAGTTGGCAATTCGACTGTTCGGCAACGTATCTCGCTCAGTCCGGACGGCACCGCGATCGACATGTCCATCGAGGTGGACTGGCAGGAGCGGCAGCGGCTGCTCAAACTCGCGTTCCCGATCGACCTGCACACCGAGCGGGCAACGTCGGAGATCCAGTTCGGCCACGTACACCGCCCCATCCACCAGAACACCTCCTGGGACATGGCCCGGTTCGAAACCTGCGCGCACCGGTGGGTGCATGTCAGCGAGCCCGACTATGGCGTGTCGGTGTCCAATGACTCGACGTATGGCCATGACATTCAACGCATTTCGACCGAAGCCGGGCCGGCCACCCAGGTGCGCTTGTCTTTGCTTCGCGCGCCACAGTTCCCTGACCCCGACGCCGATACCGGCAAGCACTCCTTCACCGTGCGTCTTACCCCCGGCGCAGCCATCGCAGATGCCGTGGCCGAGGGGTACCGGCTCAATGTTCCGCTGCGTGAGGTCACCGGAGCCGAGGCACCCAAGCCTCTGGTGACGTTGGATAACCCTGGCGTCGTCGTCGAAGCCGTCAAACTCGCGAGCGATGGCTCTAGTGACGTGATCGTCCGGGCATACGAGGCGTACGGCCAGCGCGCGACCGCCACCGTCAGCACCTCGTTCAATCATCACTCGGTGGTTGAGACCGATCTTCTTGAGCGTGAGGTGAAGCGCAAGTCCCTACACGAGGATGCGCTCTCCCTACGGCCATTCCAGATCGTGACCCTTCGATTCCGTCGGTGA
- a CDS encoding extracellular solute-binding protein → MPDVSRRSVLRFVGGAVAVAPLTACGSDHANTLRISYQQFGSGRVMEAYIKQAAADFSKNRPGTAVELVPLVAAENDYFTKNELMMSSSRTACDLVYEDTFILESDVAAGYLRPIDEYISKWPEWKRYHAVTREAVKAEDGKTYGVPIATDTRGIWYHSEVLEKAGIKAPWQPKTWDDLLEAARTIKRELPGVIPLNIYASKASGEKTSMQGFEMLLYGTDSTLYDEDQKKWVIGSQGFRDSLQFIRTVYSEKLGPPLSSALDPNLAETAQNGWFPKGEMAMMIDGSWISRAWLDDGPGKWPKATEVVKLATMPTQRGQGAGITTLAGGHSWAFPAKAQQHDLAFEFVRHLCSLKNLSEVTINDRNVTTRTDIAELPAYKNSSTFLPFFTNLVKDATYRPALAPYPQISTAIQVACEQVMTGSRSPAQAARAYDNAVIEIVGRDHTTKEA, encoded by the coding sequence ATGCCAGACGTGAGCAGGCGGTCGGTCCTCCGCTTCGTCGGAGGCGCCGTCGCCGTCGCGCCTCTGACGGCGTGCGGCTCCGATCACGCCAACACCCTCCGGATCAGCTACCAACAGTTCGGATCCGGGCGGGTGATGGAGGCGTACATCAAGCAGGCGGCAGCGGACTTCAGTAAGAACCGTCCCGGCACCGCCGTCGAGTTGGTTCCGCTGGTAGCGGCCGAGAATGACTACTTCACCAAGAACGAGCTCATGATGAGTTCGTCTCGCACGGCCTGTGACCTCGTATATGAGGACACGTTCATCCTCGAATCCGACGTGGCTGCAGGCTATTTGCGGCCCATCGACGAGTACATCTCAAAGTGGCCGGAGTGGAAGCGCTACCACGCTGTGACCCGAGAGGCGGTCAAAGCAGAGGACGGCAAGACCTACGGCGTTCCGATCGCCACCGATACTCGCGGAATCTGGTACCACTCAGAGGTTCTCGAGAAGGCTGGCATCAAAGCACCGTGGCAGCCAAAGACCTGGGACGACCTGCTCGAGGCTGCCCGCACCATCAAACGTGAGCTCCCCGGCGTCATCCCACTCAACATCTATGCGAGCAAGGCTTCGGGCGAGAAGACCTCCATGCAGGGCTTCGAAATGCTGCTGTATGGAACGGATTCCACGCTCTATGACGAAGACCAGAAGAAGTGGGTCATCGGGAGCCAGGGTTTCCGTGACAGCCTGCAGTTCATCCGCACGGTGTACTCCGAAAAACTTGGTCCACCCTTGTCGAGCGCGCTCGATCCCAACCTTGCCGAGACCGCTCAGAACGGGTGGTTCCCCAAGGGTGAAATGGCCATGATGATTGACGGTAGTTGGATCAGCCGGGCCTGGTTGGACGACGGTCCGGGCAAGTGGCCGAAGGCGACAGAGGTGGTCAAACTCGCGACGATGCCCACTCAGCGCGGCCAGGGCGCAGGCATCACCACGCTCGCCGGTGGGCACAGTTGGGCCTTTCCCGCCAAGGCCCAACAGCACGATCTCGCGTTCGAGTTCGTCCGTCATCTCTGCTCACTCAAGAACCTGTCCGAGGTCACCATTAACGACCGCAACGTGACAACCCGGACCGACATCGCCGAGTTGCCGGCATACAAGAACTCCTCAACGTTCTTGCCCTTCTTCACCAACCTGGTCAAGGACGCGACCTACCGCCCGGCACTAGCGCCCTACCCACAGATCTCGACGGCCATCCAGGTCGCGTGCGAGCAGGTCATGACCGGCTCCCGTAGCCCCGCTCAGGCGGCCCGGGCCTATGACAACGCTGTCATCGAGATCGTCGGACGCGACCACACCACGAAGGAGGCATGA
- a CDS encoding carbohydrate ABC transporter permease codes for MATATTSAQSAKPRPHIRWSRGMPMLPTLVILLLFLAGPVLYSVYLAFTNRALRGEGASETSFVGLDNFTQAFDTSAFWNSFTLTIIFTLVSGVIGQTVLGMALALLLRRAPSWVQAITGAVVVGAWIVPEVVAGYLWYTFLSEDGSLNNILDLLHLPSQDWLISAPIIAVSFANIWRGTAFAMLTFSAALAQISPELEESAQIDGAGPIRRFWSITLPLLRRAMMTALMLITLQTLSVFGLIYVMTGGGPSAQSQTLPLYMYEQAFSYGQLGYGTAIALLLLGIGGIAALAYLRVLPKEDKE; via the coding sequence ATGGCGACCGCCACGACCTCTGCGCAGTCCGCAAAACCGCGACCGCACATCCGGTGGTCCCGCGGCATGCCCATGCTGCCCACGCTGGTCATTCTGCTGCTGTTCCTTGCTGGCCCAGTGCTTTACAGCGTCTACCTCGCGTTCACCAACCGGGCGCTGCGCGGCGAAGGGGCCAGCGAAACCAGCTTCGTGGGGCTCGATAACTTCACGCAAGCCTTCGACACCAGCGCGTTCTGGAATTCCTTCACGCTGACGATCATTTTCACGCTCGTCTCAGGCGTCATTGGTCAGACCGTGCTTGGTATGGCGCTCGCGCTACTCCTGCGTCGGGCACCCTCGTGGGTGCAAGCGATCACCGGTGCCGTCGTCGTCGGCGCGTGGATCGTGCCGGAGGTGGTGGCCGGATACCTCTGGTACACCTTCCTGTCCGAGGACGGCTCGCTCAACAACATCCTTGACCTCCTGCACCTGCCAAGTCAGGACTGGCTCATCAGCGCACCGATTATTGCGGTGTCATTTGCGAATATCTGGCGCGGCACTGCCTTCGCGATGCTGACCTTCTCGGCGGCGCTCGCACAAATCTCCCCCGAGCTGGAGGAGAGCGCCCAAATCGACGGCGCTGGGCCAATACGTCGCTTTTGGTCAATCACGCTGCCACTGCTGCGACGCGCCATGATGACCGCGCTCATGCTGATCACGCTACAGACTCTCTCAGTCTTCGGACTCATCTATGTGATGACCGGCGGAGGACCCAGCGCACAGAGTCAGACCCTGCCGCTCTACATGTACGAGCAGGCATTCAGTTATGGCCAACTTGGCTACGGCACGGCAATCGCCCTGCTATTGCTCGGGATCGGAGGCATCGCCGCCTTGGCCTACCTGCGCGTGCTGCCGAAGGAGGACAAAGAATGA
- a CDS encoding carbohydrate ABC transporter permease: protein MTTDAMTSTATSTVPKRSRASRVERTTTLGSSLLLIGIAAAFSVPLLWVILASLNPQASLSVEWPAEAGLDNYRGVLNTETTYRPIWNSLLLCGGGTIITMICAALAAYPLSRFSSRAKRPFLLTIIFATGLPITALMIPVYALFVRVNLIDSMLGAVLFLSASSLPYAIFLMKGFMDGVPKELEESAWTEGAGTLRALWAIVLPLMRPGTAVVTMLTFAKMWGDFFVPFMLLLSPEKLPASVSLYTFSSQYGQVQYGQLAAFSVLYTLPVVLLYLVLGRRLRDGFVAQGGLKG, encoded by the coding sequence ATGACCACCGACGCCATGACCTCCACGGCAACGTCAACGGTGCCAAAGCGCAGCCGCGCGAGCCGGGTGGAACGTACGACCACGCTGGGCTCGTCGTTACTTCTCATCGGCATCGCGGCAGCGTTCTCGGTCCCGCTGCTCTGGGTCATCCTTGCCTCGCTGAACCCGCAGGCTTCCCTGTCCGTTGAGTGGCCAGCCGAGGCCGGTCTGGACAACTACCGCGGTGTACTCAATACCGAGACGACCTATCGGCCGATCTGGAACTCGTTGCTGCTGTGTGGCGGCGGCACGATCATCACCATGATCTGTGCAGCGTTGGCGGCCTACCCGCTGAGCCGCTTCAGCTCTCGCGCCAAGCGACCGTTCCTGCTGACGATCATCTTCGCGACCGGTTTGCCTATCACCGCCCTCATGATCCCGGTCTACGCGCTGTTCGTTCGGGTCAACCTCATCGACTCAATGCTGGGAGCGGTGTTGTTTCTGTCGGCATCATCTCTTCCCTATGCGATCTTCCTGATGAAGGGCTTCATGGACGGCGTACCCAAGGAGCTCGAAGAGAGCGCCTGGACCGAGGGAGCCGGAACACTTCGCGCACTGTGGGCCATCGTGCTTCCGCTGATGCGGCCAGGAACCGCCGTCGTGACCATGCTGACCTTCGCCAAGATGTGGGGCGACTTCTTCGTGCCGTTCATGCTGCTGCTGTCGCCGGAGAAGCTGCCCGCCTCGGTGAGCCTCTACACCTTTTCCTCGCAATACGGACAGGTGCAGTATGGCCAGCTCGCAGCGTTCTCAGTGCTCTACACCTTGCCGGTCGTGCTGCTCTACCTCGTGCTCGGCCGACGCCTGCGCGACGGCTTCGTGGCACAGGGCGGGCTCAAGGGGTAG